One segment of Halomonas sp. TD01 DNA contains the following:
- a CDS encoding putative 2-aminoethylphosphonate ABC transporter ATP-binding protein, giving the protein MQTTLTSPLTAHSAAKPHLPSAHLSIDGVTKRFGSFTALDNIALQIQEGEFVCFLGPSGCGKTTLLRTIAGLAQQTAGSLIQRGKDISTLPPQARDFGIVFQSYALFPNLTVFDNVAYGLRNRRSDRATIDARVAELLALVDLNGSEHKYPAALSGGQQQRVALARALATEPGLLLLDEPLSALDARVRGHLRHQIKALQARLGVTTIMVTHDQEEALTMADRIVVMNHGVIEQVGTPAEIYHQPASAFVASFIGTMNFLEVTAQANNHALLGTISCPCLPHTYAKDQAAQLAIRPEAVALSASTTGLSGDVMGIEFLGAFQRVSLRLSDTEQWLLADVPSRDSATLGLRLGQNLGIHLPADAARLYPAGSNQS; this is encoded by the coding sequence ATGCAGACCACACTGACATCGCCGCTGACGGCTCACTCGGCGGCGAAACCCCACTTACCCTCTGCGCACCTAAGCATAGATGGCGTCACTAAACGCTTCGGAAGCTTTACCGCGCTGGATAACATTGCGCTACAGATTCAGGAAGGCGAGTTTGTATGCTTTTTAGGGCCTTCTGGCTGTGGCAAAACAACCCTGTTACGCACCATTGCAGGTCTGGCTCAGCAAACAGCAGGTAGCTTAATTCAGCGTGGCAAGGATATTTCCACGCTGCCCCCGCAAGCGCGGGATTTTGGCATCGTGTTTCAATCTTATGCGCTGTTCCCCAATCTGACCGTGTTCGATAACGTTGCCTACGGGTTACGCAATCGTCGAAGTGATCGGGCGACGATTGATGCCCGCGTGGCGGAGTTACTTGCACTAGTTGACCTTAATGGTAGCGAGCATAAATATCCTGCTGCGCTTTCTGGCGGGCAGCAGCAGCGGGTTGCGCTGGCGCGGGCGCTGGCGACTGAACCCGGCCTGTTACTGCTTGATGAGCCGCTCTCCGCGCTGGATGCTCGAGTACGCGGCCATTTGCGACATCAGATCAAAGCACTACAGGCACGCCTTGGCGTGACCACCATCATGGTGACCCATGATCAAGAAGAAGCACTCACCATGGCTGATCGTATCGTGGTGATGAATCACGGGGTGATCGAACAAGTAGGTACGCCTGCCGAGATTTACCACCAGCCCGCCAGCGCTTTTGTGGCGTCATTTATCGGCACCATGAATTTTCTAGAGGTGACCGCCCAGGCGAATAACCACGCGCTGCTAGGCACTATTTCATGCCCTTGTTTGCCGCATACTTACGCGAAAGACCAAGCAGCTCAACTGGCCATTCGCCCCGAAGCAGTCGCGCTTAGTGCCAGCACCACCGGGCTGAGCGGTGATGTTATGGGCATTGAGTTTTTAGGTGCGTTTCAGCGGGTATCTCTGCGTCTGAGCGATACTGAACAATGGCTACTGGCTGATGTTCCCAGCCGTGATAGCGCCACACTGGGGTTACGGCTAGGGCAAAACCTGGGTATCCATTTGCCTGCCGACGCTGCCCGGTTATACCCGGCTGGGAGCAACCAGTCATGA
- a CDS encoding putative 2-aminoethylphosphonate ABC transporter permease subunit: protein MRASTFSGSASKPSLEALIRLLVLLAGVALLVIGLLFPLFAMLVKSLQDRSGDFIGLANFVQYFQTPALVNSIANSLRVAFTTTVVVAGLAFLCAYGITRTCMPGKRLFRMLAILPILAPSLLPAISLVYLFGNQGFLRDVLAGHSIYGPIGIVMGMSFWIFPHALMLLTTALTNSDARLYEAAEALGTPKWRTFLTITLPGVRYGLISCLFVVFTLAITDFGVPKIIGGQFSVLATDVYRQVVGQQNFQMGAVVSVILLMPAVLSFIVDRWIQKRQVAQLSARAVPWQPTPSPLRDWTFALLCYSVAGIILLVIGTAVYASLIQFWPYNLSFTLQHYTFQGLAGGGWGAWFNSLKLAFSVALVGTLVIFFNAWLIEKSEGYRPLRQGLHFMAMLPMAVPGMVLGLAYIFFFNQAGNPLNWLYGTMAILVLNTLVHFYTVCHLTSVTALKQLDPEFEAVGASLKVPFWTTFSRVTLPVSLPAVLDISVYLFVNAMTTVSAVVFLYNSDTRLASVAVLHLDEAGYFASAAAMAVLIFLTSLVVKLLHAALTHVLLNNAQRWRQAS, encoded by the coding sequence ATGAGAGCGAGTACGTTTTCAGGCTCTGCCTCAAAGCCATCGCTGGAGGCATTGATACGCCTACTCGTGCTGTTAGCGGGCGTGGCGCTGTTAGTGATTGGCCTGCTGTTCCCGCTATTTGCGATGCTGGTGAAAAGCCTGCAAGACCGCAGCGGCGACTTTATTGGGCTAGCAAACTTTGTGCAGTACTTTCAAACGCCAGCACTGGTCAATTCAATTGCCAACTCGTTGCGCGTGGCATTCACCACCACGGTAGTGGTCGCTGGGCTCGCCTTTTTATGCGCCTACGGCATTACCCGTACCTGTATGCCAGGCAAACGGCTCTTTCGAATGTTGGCGATTTTGCCCATTTTGGCACCTTCGTTGCTGCCCGCCATTAGCTTGGTGTATCTGTTTGGTAACCAGGGTTTTTTGCGCGACGTGCTGGCAGGTCATTCTATTTATGGGCCGATCGGCATTGTGATGGGCATGAGTTTTTGGATTTTTCCCCATGCGCTAATGCTGCTAACCACGGCGCTGACTAACAGCGATGCACGCCTCTATGAAGCAGCAGAAGCACTGGGCACGCCGAAGTGGCGCACGTTTTTGACGATTACGCTGCCCGGAGTGCGCTACGGGCTAATTTCATGTCTGTTCGTTGTCTTTACGCTGGCAATTACCGATTTTGGTGTGCCGAAAATTATTGGCGGCCAATTCAGCGTGCTCGCCACCGATGTGTACCGTCAGGTAGTGGGCCAACAGAATTTCCAAATGGGCGCGGTGGTTAGCGTTATTTTGTTAATGCCTGCGGTGCTATCGTTCATCGTTGACCGTTGGATACAGAAACGCCAGGTGGCTCAGCTTTCGGCTCGGGCAGTGCCATGGCAACCAACGCCTAGCCCGCTGCGAGACTGGACGTTTGCGCTGCTGTGTTATTCGGTCGCGGGCATTATTCTGCTGGTCATTGGTACCGCAGTGTATGCGTCGCTCATACAGTTTTGGCCCTATAACCTGTCGTTCACTCTGCAGCATTACACCTTTCAAGGCTTAGCTGGCGGTGGCTGGGGTGCGTGGTTTAACTCCCTCAAACTGGCATTTAGCGTCGCGTTAGTGGGCACACTGGTGATTTTCTTTAATGCGTGGCTGATTGAAAAGAGCGAAGGCTATCGCCCGTTGCGTCAAGGCCTGCACTTTATGGCCATGCTGCCTATGGCGGTTCCAGGTATGGTGCTGGGCCTGGCTTATATCTTCTTTTTCAACCAGGCAGGTAACCCCCTTAACTGGCTGTACGGGACCATGGCGATTCTGGTGCTCAACACGCTAGTGCACTTCTATACAGTGTGCCACCTCACTTCTGTCACCGCGCTGAAACAGCTCGATCCGGAGTTTGAAGCCGTGGGTGCCTCGCTAAAAGTACCGTTCTGGACCACGTTTAGCCGCGTGACATTGCCGGTGTCACTGCCCGCCGTGCTGGATATTTCGGTCTACCTGTTCGTCAATGCGATGACGACAGTGTCAGCGGTGGTGTTCCTCTATAACAGTGACACGCGGCTGGCTTCAGTGGCGGTGCTGCACCTGGACGAGGCGGGCTATTTTGCTAGCGCCGCGGCCATGGCCGTGCTGATTTTCCTGACCTCGCTGGTGGTTAAACTGCTCCACGCCGCACTTACCCACGTTCTGCTAAACAACGCTCAGCGTTGGCGCCAAGCGAGCTAG
- a CDS encoding 2-aminoethylphosphonate--pyruvate transaminase — MINHSQVPYLLTPGPLTTSHATKAAMLRDWGSWDDDFNRVTADVRTQLLAMAEAASDEYACVPMQGSGTFAVESALACATDPNGKVLVLMNGAYGKRAAQLLDMMGRRYVTLDKGDYLPPQPDEVAALLQQDADITVVFLVHCETSSGILNPLEAIAEVVRAHGKTLIVDAMSSFGGIPISLTKTPIDVLISSANKCIEGVPGFGFVIIRQTLLAAGKGRAHSLSLDLHAQWDYMERTGQWRFTPPTHTVVAFQAALAQHREEGGVPGRCARYTHNRDVLVRGMRALGFSTLLEDEWLSPIITTFLSPTDPAFEFKTFYAALKARGFLIYPGKLTDVESFRIGCIGQLDAAVIEQLLSVIQDALTNMGVSLFTESRSA, encoded by the coding sequence ATGATAAATCATTCACAAGTGCCTTACCTTTTAACCCCAGGACCACTAACCACCTCCCACGCGACCAAAGCAGCCATGTTGCGTGACTGGGGCTCCTGGGATGACGACTTTAACCGTGTGACTGCGGACGTGCGTACGCAACTGCTTGCCATGGCTGAGGCGGCAAGCGACGAGTATGCCTGCGTACCCATGCAGGGCAGTGGCACCTTTGCTGTTGAAAGTGCGCTGGCCTGCGCAACCGACCCCAACGGCAAGGTGTTGGTGTTAATGAACGGCGCTTACGGCAAGCGGGCTGCTCAACTGCTCGATATGATGGGCCGCCGTTATGTGACGCTGGACAAAGGTGATTACTTACCACCGCAACCCGACGAAGTGGCGGCACTGCTACAGCAAGATGCTGACATTACCGTCGTGTTTCTAGTTCACTGCGAAACCAGCTCCGGCATTTTGAACCCGCTAGAAGCCATCGCTGAGGTGGTACGCGCTCACGGAAAAACGCTGATCGTGGACGCCATGAGCTCGTTTGGAGGCATACCGATCAGTCTGACAAAAACGCCTATTGATGTGCTGATTTCATCAGCCAATAAGTGCATCGAAGGTGTACCGGGCTTTGGTTTTGTGATCATTCGCCAGACGCTACTTGCTGCTGGTAAGGGGCGTGCCCACTCGCTGAGCCTGGATCTGCACGCTCAGTGGGACTACATGGAACGCACTGGCCAGTGGCGCTTTACCCCGCCTACGCATACGGTGGTGGCCTTCCAAGCGGCGCTTGCCCAGCACCGGGAAGAGGGCGGCGTGCCGGGGCGCTGCGCACGTTATACCCACAATCGTGATGTGCTGGTAAGAGGCATGCGGGCGTTAGGCTTCAGCACGCTTTTAGAAGATGAATGGTTATCGCCGATCATCACTACCTTTTTGAGCCCTACCGACCCTGCGTTTGAATTTAAGACCTTCTACGCAGCGCTGAAAGCGCGTGGCTTTTTGATCTACCCGGGCAAGTTAACCGACGTTGAAAGTTTTCGCATCGGCTGCATTGGCCAATTGGATGCGGCGGTGATTGAGCAGTTACTCAGCGTTATTCAAGACGCCCTAACGAATATGGGTGTTTCTCTCTTCACTGAATCAAGGAGTGCCTGA
- the phnX gene encoding phosphonoacetaldehyde hydrolase, producing the protein MHYQSPQCLQAVICDWAGTLVDFGSFAPTQIFVEAFAELGVAISLEEARGPMGMGKWDHIRTLCNQPEIAERFLLAVGHLPTDADVTALYERFMPLQIAKIADHSAVIPGALDTLTWLRGQGLKIGSCSGYPAVVMEKVVALAVDNGLQVDHVVATDEVPNGRPHPAQALANVIALGISDVAACIKVDDTTPGILEGRRAGMWTVALTCSGNALGLSYDQYQALSDSERRAAHERVAAQFAPSKPHYSIATIAELPSVVDAINARLQRGERP; encoded by the coding sequence ATGCACTATCAATCTCCTCAATGCCTACAGGCGGTGATTTGTGACTGGGCGGGCACGCTGGTCGATTTTGGCTCCTTCGCACCGACGCAGATATTTGTCGAAGCCTTTGCCGAACTGGGTGTGGCGATCAGCCTAGAAGAAGCACGCGGCCCGATGGGCATGGGAAAATGGGATCATATCCGCACGCTGTGCAATCAGCCTGAGATAGCCGAGCGCTTTCTCCTGGCAGTTGGCCATCTGCCGACTGATGCTGATGTGACTGCGCTTTATGAACGCTTTATGCCGCTGCAGATTGCCAAAATTGCCGATCACTCGGCGGTGATTCCTGGGGCGCTTGATACGCTCACTTGGTTGCGAGGGCAGGGGCTGAAAATAGGTTCCTGCTCCGGCTATCCGGCCGTGGTGATGGAAAAGGTGGTGGCGCTAGCCGTCGATAACGGCCTGCAAGTGGATCATGTGGTGGCCACTGATGAGGTGCCCAATGGCCGACCGCACCCCGCCCAGGCGCTGGCCAATGTGATTGCCTTAGGCATTAGCGATGTTGCTGCCTGCATCAAAGTAGATGACACCACACCCGGCATTCTAGAAGGGCGCCGTGCTGGAATGTGGACGGTCGCACTCACCTGTTCAGGTAATGCTCTGGGGCTGAGTTATGATCAGTATCAAGCACTGAGCGATAGCGAACGCCGTGCAGCCCACGAGCGAGTAGCCGCTCAATTTGCCCCCTCAAAACCGCACTACAGCATTGCCACCATCGCCGAACTTCCAAGCGTTGTGGATGCCATTAATGCCCGATTACAGCGAGGAGAGCGGCCTTGA
- a CDS encoding EamA family transporter, with protein sequence MSPAALALVLFSVCMHAGWNVLGKRNAPSLAFFALAYGAGGVLLLPLVWLGPSLAALPNTFWGWLALSGLCQMLYMGGLAWAYARGEVSVLYPIARALPVVLVPLVSIALLGNRALDVGDGIGMALVVAGALCLPLSHPEARRLATYLTPAMGFALLAAAGTVGYSLIDKQALALMQIVGHSSLTAGAVFMVLQALMTLTWAIPLLMLLPTERRRLPAIRQQGLVMLVVTGLMMTCTYGLVLMALALTDEVSYVVALRQLSIPVGVLMGVLWLKEPASTAKAAGTLIMLSGLLLVAL encoded by the coding sequence TTGAGCCCAGCCGCCTTAGCGTTAGTGCTGTTTTCGGTGTGTATGCATGCTGGGTGGAACGTGTTGGGTAAGCGTAATGCACCGTCGCTGGCTTTTTTTGCCTTGGCTTACGGGGCAGGCGGTGTGCTGTTGTTGCCGTTGGTGTGGCTTGGGCCATCGTTGGCGGCGCTACCCAACACATTCTGGGGATGGTTGGCGCTTTCTGGATTGTGCCAAATGCTCTATATGGGTGGCTTAGCCTGGGCTTATGCGCGTGGGGAGGTCAGCGTTCTTTATCCCATCGCACGGGCGCTGCCGGTGGTGCTTGTGCCGCTCGTATCCATTGCGCTGCTCGGTAACCGCGCGCTGGATGTGGGGGATGGCATTGGCATGGCCTTGGTGGTGGCGGGGGCGCTCTGCCTGCCGCTAAGCCACCCAGAGGCGCGTAGGCTAGCTACCTATTTAACACCAGCCATGGGGTTTGCACTATTGGCAGCCGCCGGCACCGTGGGCTATTCGCTGATAGATAAGCAGGCATTGGCGTTGATGCAGATAGTAGGCCATAGCAGTCTAACCGCAGGCGCGGTGTTTATGGTGCTACAGGCATTGATGACGTTGACCTGGGCGATTCCGCTGCTGATGCTGCTACCCACGGAACGTCGCCGGTTGCCCGCCATCCGCCAGCAAGGGCTAGTGATGCTGGTCGTCACAGGGCTGATGATGACCTGCACTTATGGCCTGGTACTAATGGCCCTCGCACTAACCGACGAAGTGAGTTACGTCGTGGCGCTACGCCAGCTCTCCATTCCAGTCGGTGTATTAATGGGTGTGTTGTGGCTAAAAGAGCCCGCTTCTACGGCAAAAGCCGCTGGCACACTGATCATGTTGAGTGGGCTTCTGCTGGTAGCACTGTAA
- a CDS encoding sulfite exporter TauE/SafE family protein produces MLPDYSVIAWVLIVFSVYLTGVSKGGFAGGFGTLSVPLMALAISPTQAAGLLLPLLLVMDVFALKAWWGKQANAEVWRFVPGLVIGVTIGTLLFGSLSDQGVRLVLGVISVVFAVYMLLKPVAKKPISTRWALPAASVCGFTSFIAHAGAPPLNIYLMPRKLSKETFIATCTVIYAVVNVIKLGPYMWLGEVNVTSAWASLLLVPVAWIGVRNGLWLQSRVNEALFYRLVILAMFLVGINLVWQAVG; encoded by the coding sequence ATGCTCCCCGATTACTCTGTCATCGCGTGGGTGTTGATCGTATTTTCTGTTTACCTGACCGGCGTTTCAAAAGGCGGCTTTGCAGGCGGTTTTGGTACGCTTTCGGTACCGCTGATGGCGCTGGCGATTAGCCCTACCCAAGCAGCAGGCTTGTTACTGCCCCTCTTGCTAGTCATGGATGTATTTGCGCTAAAAGCATGGTGGGGAAAGCAGGCAAACGCCGAGGTGTGGCGGTTTGTGCCAGGGTTAGTCATTGGCGTGACGATTGGCACACTGCTGTTTGGAAGTTTAAGTGATCAAGGCGTGCGATTGGTGCTAGGCGTAATCTCCGTTGTGTTTGCGGTGTATATGTTGCTGAAGCCTGTCGCGAAGAAGCCGATTTCCACCCGCTGGGCGCTGCCTGCCGCCAGCGTTTGTGGGTTTACCAGCTTTATTGCCCATGCAGGCGCACCACCGCTGAACATTTACTTGATGCCACGCAAACTCTCTAAAGAGACCTTTATAGCCACCTGCACGGTCATTTATGCGGTAGTGAATGTCATCAAGCTCGGCCCGTATATGTGGCTTGGCGAAGTCAACGTAACAAGCGCCTGGGCGTCGCTACTGTTGGTGCCGGTAGCCTGGATCGGCGTGCGCAACGGGCTGTGGCTGCAAAGCCGCGTCAACGAAGCACTGTTTTACCGACTTGTGATTCTGGCCATGTTCTTGGTGGGAATCAACTTAGTTTGGCAAGCGGTAGGTTAG
- the iolB gene encoding 5-deoxy-glucuronate isomerase has product MASLLVRPTAPDAQGTVIDVTPESAGWTHVGFRVHKLAKGQRLEASSDNQEVCLVLLTGQATVTCGEHRFEDIGKRMDIFEQIPPYAVYLPDHVSYAVEATTDLELAVCAAPGHGNHAPRLISPDNIKQSTRGQGTNTRHVHDILPETEPADSLLVVEVFTPAGNWSSYPPHKHDVDNLPHESYLEETYYHRINPEQGFAFQRVYTDDRSLDETMAVENGCCVLVPKGYHPVGASHGYSLYYLNVMAGPKRVWKFQNDPDHEWLMNA; this is encoded by the coding sequence TCACTACTGGTACGCCCCACCGCCCCAGATGCCCAAGGCACCGTGATTGACGTTACCCCAGAATCCGCTGGCTGGACGCATGTTGGCTTTCGGGTGCATAAACTCGCCAAGGGCCAGCGCCTGGAGGCCAGCAGTGATAACCAGGAAGTCTGCTTGGTGCTGCTCACCGGGCAGGCCACAGTGACCTGCGGCGAGCACCGCTTTGAAGACATCGGCAAACGCATGGATATCTTTGAGCAGATCCCTCCCTACGCGGTTTATCTGCCTGACCATGTTAGCTACGCGGTGGAAGCGACCACGGACTTAGAGCTAGCGGTGTGCGCTGCCCCTGGGCATGGCAATCACGCCCCAAGGCTGATTTCCCCCGACAACATCAAGCAGAGCACCCGTGGCCAGGGCACTAATACCCGCCATGTTCACGATATTTTGCCGGAAACCGAGCCCGCCGATAGCCTGCTAGTGGTTGAGGTATTCACACCTGCGGGTAACTGGTCTAGCTACCCGCCACATAAACACGATGTGGATAACTTACCCCACGAATCATACCTGGAAGAGACCTACTACCACCGGATTAACCCTGAACAAGGGTTCGCATTTCAGCGGGTTTACACGGATGACCGAAGCCTTGATGAAACCATGGCGGTGGAAAATGGTTGCTGTGTGTTGGTTCCCAAAGGCTACCACCCTGTGGGCGCCTCTCATGGCTACTCGCTCTACTACTTAAATGTCATGGCGGGGCCTAAGCGGGTGTGGAAATTTCAAAACGACCCCGACCATGAGTGGTTAATGAACGCTTAA